The Streptomyces pactum genome contains a region encoding:
- a CDS encoding alpha-lytic protease prodomain-containing protein, with product MVGRHAARSRRAALTALGALALTALPAAASAAPPPAPAPQSAAARTLDAGRPPAQVLRAMERDLKLTPEQASARLVNETEAGTRAGMLRNTLGDRFAGAWVSGATSAELTVATTDAADTATIEAQGARAAVVEKGLAELRAVKEKLDAAAVRTQTPETPVWYVDVKANRVMVQATGESAAAAFVAAAGLEGQDVGVRVSPDRPRVLEDLVGGDAYYIDGQARCSIGFSVTKNDQQGFATAGHCGDPGATTTGFNQADQGTFQASTFPGKDMAWVGVNADWTATPDVRAQDGEKVRVAGSVETLVGASVCRSGSTTGWHCGTVQQQDTSVSYPQGTVDGLTRTTVCAEPGDSGGPFVAGTQAQGTTSGGSGDCTNGGTTFYQPINPALSDFGLTLRTTSASAGTPAPQDNAAADAWAAGRVYEVGATVSHAGLRYRCLQNHQAQGVWSPESTPALWQRV from the coding sequence ATGGTCGGCAGACATGCCGCGCGCAGCCGCCGCGCCGCCCTGACCGCGCTCGGCGCCCTGGCCCTGACCGCACTTCCCGCAGCCGCGTCGGCCGCGCCGCCGCCCGCCCCGGCGCCGCAGTCCGCCGCCGCCCGGACACTCGACGCCGGCCGGCCGCCGGCACAGGTGCTGCGCGCGATGGAGCGCGACCTGAAGCTGACGCCGGAGCAGGCGTCGGCACGGCTGGTCAACGAGACGGAGGCGGGCACCCGGGCGGGCATGCTGCGCAACACGCTGGGCGACCGCTTCGCCGGGGCCTGGGTGAGCGGAGCGACCTCGGCCGAGCTGACCGTCGCCACCACCGACGCCGCGGACACCGCCACGATCGAGGCCCAGGGCGCCAGGGCCGCGGTCGTCGAGAAGGGGCTGGCCGAGCTCCGCGCCGTCAAGGAGAAGCTGGACGCCGCCGCCGTCCGCACCCAGACCCCCGAGACTCCGGTCTGGTACGTCGACGTGAAGGCCAACCGGGTCATGGTGCAGGCCACCGGCGAGTCGGCGGCGGCTGCCTTCGTAGCGGCGGCCGGGCTCGAGGGTCAGGACGTGGGCGTCCGCGTCTCGCCGGACCGGCCGCGGGTGCTGGAGGACCTCGTCGGCGGCGACGCCTACTACATCGACGGCCAGGCCCGCTGCTCGATCGGGTTCTCCGTCACCAAGAACGACCAGCAGGGTTTCGCCACGGCCGGTCACTGCGGCGACCCGGGCGCCACCACCACCGGGTTCAACCAGGCCGACCAGGGCACTTTCCAGGCCTCGACCTTCCCCGGCAAGGACATGGCCTGGGTGGGCGTCAACGCCGACTGGACCGCCACTCCCGACGTCAGGGCGCAGGACGGCGAGAAGGTGCGGGTCGCCGGCTCGGTGGAGACTCTCGTGGGCGCGTCGGTGTGCCGTTCCGGCTCCACCACCGGATGGCACTGCGGCACGGTCCAGCAGCAGGACACGAGTGTCAGCTACCCGCAGGGCACCGTCGACGGACTGACCCGGACGACGGTGTGCGCCGAACCCGGGGACTCCGGCGGCCCCTTCGTCGCGGGCACCCAGGCGCAGGGCACCACGTCCGGTGGCTCCGGTGACTGCACGAACGGCGGGACGACCTTCTACCAGCCGATCAATCCGGCGCTCAGCGACTTCGGCCTCACTTTGAGGACCACCTCCGCCTCGGCGGGGACGCCGGCGCCGCAGGACAACGCGGCGGCGGACGCCTGGGCGGCGGGCCGGGTCTACGAGGTGGGGGCCACGGTGTCCCACGCGGGCCTGCGGTACCGGTGCCTGCAGAACCACCAGGCGCAGGGTGTCTGGTCGCCGGAGAGCACGCCGGCTCTGTGGCAGCGTGTCTGA
- a CDS encoding serine hydrolase domain-containing protein, which produces MTGRPTPWPGEPATDHEDTTPPPYPRSGPADEVALRERLADAVDASDAPDAVFAVSRHGRRTLHTGGTAAPPTVAREDLRYEIGSASKTFTGLLLTRLIRHGVLTGGEPAAACLDPARPAGPHPVTLAHLITHTSGLPALPADFVARALPAWRTNPYARYPAERLTGTFLRHHPRHRPGTRWHYSNYGVSVLGHAVAAATGTAWEDLLTAYVLRPLGLSGTALRAEDPETDATGHRKDGRTPVPAFDAGGFQAAGAVRSTPHDLLAFLEAHLDPAGSPAAGALRAVRVPVLRRGLGKRHVHTVAWFRHPTDGGPMYFHSGATLGQQAFLGFRPDTGTALAAVCTRRFRARDPFIATAYAFLAGE; this is translated from the coding sequence ATGACGGGCCGTCCCACGCCCTGGCCGGGCGAACCCGCCACCGACCACGAGGACACCACCCCGCCGCCGTACCCCCGCTCAGGGCCCGCCGACGAGGTGGCCCTGCGCGAACGGCTCGCCGACGCCGTCGACGCCTCCGACGCGCCCGACGCCGTCTTCGCCGTCTCCCGGCACGGCCGGCGCACCCTGCACACCGGCGGTACCGCCGCACCTCCCACCGTTGCCCGCGAGGACCTGCGCTACGAGATCGGGTCGGCCTCCAAGACGTTCACCGGACTGCTCCTGACCCGGCTGATCCGGCACGGCGTGCTCACCGGAGGCGAACCGGCCGCCGCCTGTCTGGACCCCGCCCGACCGGCCGGCCCCCACCCCGTGACGCTCGCCCACCTCATCACCCACACCTCGGGGCTGCCCGCCCTGCCGGCCGACTTCGTCGCCCGCGCCCTGCCCGCCTGGCGCACCAATCCCTACGCCCGCTACCCGGCCGAGCGGCTGACCGGCACCTTCTTGCGGCACCACCCCAGGCACCGCCCCGGAACCCGCTGGCACTACTCCAACTACGGAGTCTCCGTGCTCGGACACGCCGTCGCCGCGGCCACCGGCACGGCCTGGGAGGACCTGCTCACCGCGTACGTCCTGCGCCCGCTCGGACTGAGCGGCACGGCCCTGCGCGCGGAGGACCCCGAGACCGACGCCACGGGTCACCGCAAGGACGGCCGCACCCCCGTCCCCGCCTTCGACGCGGGCGGCTTCCAGGCGGCCGGGGCCGTCCGGTCCACCCCGCACGACCTGCTCGCCTTCCTCGAGGCCCACCTCGACCCGGCCGGCTCACCGGCCGCGGGCGCGCTGCGAGCGGTACGGGTGCCGGTGCTCCGGCGCGGGCTCGGGAAGCGGCACGTGCACACCGTGGCGTGGTTCCGGCATCCCACCGACGGCGGACCGATGTACTTCCACAGCGGCGCCACCCTCGGCCAGCAGGCGTTCCTGGGCTTCAGGCCCGACACCGGCACGGCCCTGGCCGCGGTGTGCACCCGCCGGTTCCGCGCCCGAGACCCGTTCATCGCCACCGCCTACGCGTTCCTCGCCGGGGAATGA
- a CDS encoding DUF6895 family protein: MTDTRLIHRVGVGALEWLWAHRDGFRLEPDVDPEIGFLERFKPIGELALICKVLFREGVAGSRQAQLARQLLDHTWRETLDGGRMLVRGQRVEPFSPVPFEVYLPFKELGYSQPDVERATVLNHRLESWTRCPVTPTRRLGLSAFQRRFGLAARPPEADLVGTTWLAGTPEPWTVEGHTAYDVTHTVFHLTDWGENPDGLPPAIADYLATWLPVWIDDWLDLERWDLLGELLVVDACLPRPTLDEAAWRGFAAAQQPDGAVPAVRTMPEGDAEAVFDIVYHPTLVAAFASLLATSRALTELAHTGS, from the coding sequence ATGACGGACACCCGCCTGATCCACCGCGTCGGAGTCGGTGCCCTGGAGTGGCTCTGGGCCCACCGCGACGGATTCCGGCTGGAGCCGGACGTGGACCCCGAAATCGGCTTCCTGGAACGCTTCAAGCCCATCGGTGAACTCGCCCTGATCTGCAAGGTGCTCTTCCGCGAGGGCGTCGCCGGGTCCCGGCAGGCGCAACTGGCCCGCCAACTGCTCGACCACACCTGGCGCGAAACCCTCGACGGCGGCCGCATGCTGGTGCGCGGACAGCGCGTCGAGCCGTTCTCACCGGTCCCCTTCGAGGTGTACCTGCCGTTCAAGGAGCTGGGCTACAGCCAGCCCGACGTGGAGCGGGCCACGGTGCTCAACCACCGACTGGAGAGCTGGACGCGGTGCCCGGTGACGCCGACCCGGCGCCTGGGCCTGTCCGCCTTCCAGCGCCGCTTCGGCCTCGCGGCCCGACCGCCCGAGGCCGACCTGGTGGGCACCACCTGGCTGGCCGGTACCCCCGAACCGTGGACGGTCGAGGGCCACACCGCCTACGACGTCACCCACACCGTCTTCCACCTCACCGACTGGGGCGAGAACCCCGACGGCCTGCCGCCCGCCATCGCCGACTACCTCGCCACCTGGCTCCCGGTCTGGATCGACGACTGGCTCGACCTCGAACGCTGGGACCTGCTCGGCGAACTCCTCGTCGTCGACGCCTGCCTGCCCCGGCCCACCCTCGACGAGGCCGCCTGGCGAGGCTTCGCCGCCGCGCAGCAGCCCGACGGCGCCGTGCCCGCCGTACGGACGATGCCCGAGGGCGACGCCGAGGCGGTGTTCGACATCGTCTACCACCCGACGCTGGTCGCCGCCTTCGCCTCCCTGCTGGCCACCTCCCGCGCCCTCACCGAGCTGGCGCACACCGGCTCATGA
- a CDS encoding DUF6895 family protein, which translates to MIVREVEEAALDWVWAHRDRFALGEDALAAEGQVNRTWKPLGELARVCASVATCTPPTDPLHIRVRDLLDFAWQQTRRGELFLLMQSLEPFATYPLEVYAAFASAGHRHTGYEASAAVVARTRGWRLTEQCPTRRLGVIEAERRSGLNPHGRVPQALDRTWLGGLPEPWTFERAAGYALTHVVFHLTDWGRTPRGVPPDLADYLLHWLPPWLDTCLEARMWDLSCELLAVAAGLPRPPEPAVLEDAWQRVAAARHASGAIPEEGVIQEESAGSAGSAGSAGSADGADPYAFTDCYHSTLMAAFAAALTTARLRDVDHAGQGVPG; encoded by the coding sequence GTGATCGTCCGGGAGGTCGAGGAGGCCGCGCTGGACTGGGTGTGGGCCCACCGCGACCGGTTCGCTCTCGGCGAGGACGCGCTGGCGGCCGAGGGCCAGGTGAACCGCACCTGGAAGCCACTGGGCGAACTGGCCCGGGTCTGCGCCTCCGTCGCCACGTGCACCCCGCCGACGGACCCGCTGCACATCCGCGTCCGCGACTTGCTGGACTTCGCCTGGCAACAGACCCGCCGGGGCGAACTCTTCCTGCTGATGCAGTCGCTCGAGCCCTTCGCCACGTACCCGCTGGAGGTGTACGCGGCCTTCGCCTCGGCCGGTCACCGGCACACCGGGTACGAGGCGTCCGCGGCCGTGGTGGCCCGGACCCGCGGCTGGCGGCTGACCGAGCAGTGCCCCACCCGGCGGCTCGGCGTCATCGAGGCCGAGCGGCGCAGCGGCCTGAACCCGCACGGCCGGGTGCCGCAGGCGCTGGACCGCACCTGGCTGGGCGGGCTGCCGGAACCCTGGACCTTCGAACGCGCGGCCGGCTACGCGCTCACCCACGTCGTCTTCCACCTCACCGACTGGGGACGGACCCCCCGGGGGGTGCCACCGGACCTGGCGGACTACCTGCTGCACTGGCTGCCGCCCTGGCTCGACACCTGCCTGGAGGCCCGGATGTGGGATCTGAGCTGCGAGTTGCTGGCCGTGGCGGCAGGCTTGCCGCGACCGCCTGAGCCGGCCGTCCTGGAGGACGCCTGGCAGCGGGTCGCGGCGGCACGGCACGCGTCCGGCGCGATCCCCGAGGAGGGCGTCATCCAGGAGGAATCCGCCGGGTCCGCCGGGTCCGCCGGGTCCGCCGGGTCCGCCGACGGCGCGGACCCCTACGCCTTCACCGACTGCTACCACTCCACCCTGATGGCCGCGTTCGCGGCGGCCCTCACCACCGCGCGGCTGAGGGACGTGGACCACGCCGGGCAAGGAGTGCCGGGATGA
- a CDS encoding class I SAM-dependent methyltransferase, which translates to MNDTPAPAPAAEFWEARYRDTDRVWSGRPNDLLVREAGDLGPGTALDLGCGEGADAVWLATRGWRVTGVDISETALERAAGHAADAGVGDRVAWERHELGRSFPEGSFDLVSAHYLQSPVALDQQAVLRDAARAVADGGTLLLVLHAGWPSWQTEPPFDAAFPTLDGVLAELALPDGEWTVETKETVRRPSASPEGVEGFREDHVWRLRRL; encoded by the coding sequence ATGAACGACACGCCCGCCCCGGCCCCCGCAGCCGAGTTCTGGGAGGCCCGTTACCGCGACACCGACCGCGTCTGGAGCGGTCGCCCCAACGACCTGCTGGTCCGTGAGGCGGGCGACCTCGGGCCCGGCACCGCGCTGGACCTCGGCTGCGGCGAGGGGGCGGACGCCGTGTGGCTGGCCACACGCGGCTGGCGGGTCACCGGCGTGGACATCTCCGAAACGGCTCTCGAACGCGCCGCCGGGCACGCGGCCGACGCCGGGGTGGGCGACCGCGTCGCCTGGGAACGCCACGAGCTGGGCCGGTCGTTTCCCGAGGGCTCGTTCGACCTGGTGAGCGCCCACTACCTCCAGTCCCCCGTCGCGCTCGACCAGCAGGCGGTCCTGCGCGACGCCGCGCGGGCCGTGGCGGACGGCGGCACCCTGCTGCTCGTCCTGCACGCCGGCTGGCCCTCCTGGCAGACCGAACCGCCCTTCGACGCCGCCTTTCCCACCCTGGACGGGGTCCTCGCCGAACTCGCCCTCCCGGACGGCGAATGGACCGTCGAGACCAAGGAGACCGTCCGCCGGCCGAGCGCCTCGCCCGAGGGCGTCGAAGGCTTCCGCGAGGACCACGTCTGGCGCCTGCGGCGGCTGTGA
- a CDS encoding mechanosensitive ion channel family protein, with amino-acid sequence MSHTSPPAGHDPDAKLAASWSDWIGDHTTALIGIPLRIALIVVILLVLRAVAKRAVTRVVQRVLEPSAGEFEHNRPRRPGRGAAVLHRDRSRARQRREQRARTIGSVLSSAVTVVLFMVGVAMVLDQVGIALGPLLASAGVVGLAIGFGAQSLVADYLSGLLIMVEDQYGVGDSVDLGEAVGEVEHVGLRLTHVRDLNGGLWHIRNGEILRVRNDSQQWARAVLDIAVAYDANLDTVHRVLEDTGRALRQDPAFEDLLLEDPAVWGVQSLDADGVLVRLAVKTVPLQQWGVTRELRRRVKEALDEAGIDIPFPQRTVWVRTDAPDSDPGALAR; translated from the coding sequence ATGTCGCACACCTCCCCACCCGCCGGCCACGACCCGGACGCGAAGCTGGCGGCCTCGTGGTCGGACTGGATCGGCGACCACACCACGGCCTTGATCGGGATACCGCTGCGCATCGCGCTCATCGTCGTCATCCTGCTGGTGCTGCGTGCGGTGGCCAAGCGGGCCGTCACCCGGGTCGTCCAGCGAGTACTGGAACCGTCGGCGGGCGAGTTCGAGCACAACCGGCCCCGACGGCCGGGGCGGGGCGCCGCCGTACTGCACCGCGACCGGTCCCGGGCGCGGCAACGCCGCGAACAGCGGGCCCGCACGATCGGCTCGGTGCTGAGCAGTGCCGTGACCGTCGTGCTGTTCATGGTCGGCGTGGCCATGGTGCTCGACCAGGTCGGCATCGCGCTCGGACCGCTGCTGGCCAGCGCCGGAGTGGTCGGCCTGGCCATCGGTTTCGGCGCACAGAGCCTGGTCGCGGACTATCTGTCGGGCCTGCTCATCATGGTCGAGGACCAGTACGGCGTCGGCGACTCGGTCGACCTCGGGGAGGCCGTCGGTGAAGTGGAGCACGTCGGCCTGCGGCTGACGCACGTGCGCGACCTCAACGGCGGCCTGTGGCACATCCGCAACGGCGAGATCCTGCGGGTCCGCAACGACAGCCAGCAATGGGCGCGCGCCGTCCTGGACATCGCCGTGGCCTACGACGCGAACCTCGACACCGTCCACCGCGTCCTGGAGGACACCGGCCGCGCCCTGCGCCAGGACCCGGCGTTCGAGGACCTTCTGCTCGAGGACCCCGCGGTGTGGGGCGTGCAGTCCCTGGACGCCGACGGCGTGCTCGTGCGCCTCGCGGTCAAGACCGTGCCGCTCCAGCAGTGGGGCGTCACCCGCGAGCTGCGCCGCCGGGTCAAGGAGGCCTTGGACGAGGCGGGCATCGACATCCCCTTCCCGCAGCGGACGGTATGGGTGCGCACCGATGCCCCGGACTCCGATCCCGGCGCCCTCGCGCGCTGA
- a CDS encoding cytochrome c oxidase assembly protein, whose translation MDGAQGGARPAHPHSPGSGDGLLEAAPTVLVLTAVLAAAAGYLLAVRRARRRNPVQGWSGWRSASFLGGLALLAVALLPPLGPAAHTDFRGHMAQHMLIGMYAPLALVLAAPVTLALRILPPAGARRVTTALHSRPARLMTHPAVALVLSTGTLGLLYFTPLYDTAMSHPAGHWLMNAHFLASGCLFAHAVAGPDPAPARPGVPARLVYLGVAIAAHALIAQAMYGGFFVHIHAPVGQVRQGAEIMYYAGDVAELLLAAALVATWRPERRSRPPRTGPSATPASPVSGGVPAG comes from the coding sequence ATGGACGGCGCACAAGGCGGCGCCCGTCCCGCGCACCCGCACAGTCCCGGCAGCGGAGACGGCCTGCTGGAGGCGGCGCCCACCGTGCTGGTCCTGACGGCCGTCCTCGCCGCGGCCGCGGGCTACCTGCTCGCCGTACGCCGGGCCCGTCGCCGCAACCCCGTCCAGGGCTGGAGCGGTTGGCGCTCGGCGTCGTTCCTCGGCGGGCTGGCGCTCCTGGCCGTCGCACTGCTGCCCCCGCTGGGCCCGGCCGCCCACACCGACTTCCGCGGACACATGGCCCAGCACATGCTGATCGGCATGTACGCCCCACTGGCACTCGTGCTGGCGGCGCCGGTCACCCTGGCGCTGCGCATCCTGCCACCGGCCGGCGCCCGCCGGGTGACCACCGCGCTGCACAGCCGTCCCGCACGGCTGATGACCCACCCCGCCGTGGCACTCGTGCTGAGCACCGGCACCCTGGGACTGCTGTACTTCACCCCGCTGTACGACACGGCGATGAGCCACCCGGCGGGGCACTGGCTGATGAACGCCCACTTCCTGGCCTCCGGGTGCCTCTTCGCCCACGCCGTGGCCGGCCCCGATCCGGCGCCCGCGCGGCCCGGCGTTCCGGCCCGGCTGGTGTACCTCGGTGTCGCGATCGCGGCCCACGCCCTGATCGCCCAGGCGATGTACGGCGGGTTCTTCGTCCACATCCACGCGCCCGTCGGTCAGGTCCGGCAGGGTGCGGAGATCATGTACTACGCCGGGGACGTCGCCGAACTCCTGCTCGCCGCGGCACTGGTGGCCACCTGGCGGCCCGAGCGTCGGAGCCGGCCCCCGCGCACCGGCCCGTCAGCCACGCCGGCGAGCCCCGTCTCAGGCGGCGTCCCGGCCGGATGA